AATGACGTCCGCATACTTGTGCTGGACGAAGCCGACCGCATGCTTGATATGGGATTCATGCCCCAGATAAACAGGATTCTTAAAGAAGTACCCAAAGAAAGGCAGACCATGCTTTTCTCCGCCACTATGCCTACGGATATTGTTAAAATAGCTTCCACCAACATGAAACTGCCAGTACGCACGGAGCTTGCCCCGCAGGGCACCACGGCTGAACTTGTATCACAGGAAATCTTTGTGGTGCGCGCCGAACTTAAACTTACAATCCTTAATGAAATATTGAAACAGTACACCGGTTCTGTCCTTCTTTTCACCCGCACAAAAAGGGGCGCTACAAAAGTCGCCCGCGGATTAAAGAATGCCGGCGTCGGCGCCGCGGAAATACATTCAGACCGTTCCATGGGGCAGCGTAAAGACGCCCTTGACGGTTTTAAATCGGGCCGTTACCGCGTCCTTGTAGCAACTGACATTGCCGCGCGCGGAATTGACGTAACCGGAATTGAACTGGTTATTAACTATGACCTGCCGGACGACCCAAGCAATTACGTTCACCGCATAGGCCGTACAGGAAGGGCCGGACGTAAGGGCCATGCCATATCGCTTGCCACGCCTGACCAGGGCAGCGATGTAAGAGGGATTGAAAAAATTATACGCTCTGTAATCCCGCTTTCCACTCATCCCACGGTTAATACGGAAAAATTCAGCGCGTCATCTTCAGCTTCAAACCTGGTTTTTTCCAGCAGCCGTATGAAAAACAGGGGCAAAAAGTCCAAGTACAGATAGTTTTTATCTTCCGGTCAAATCATCCAGCAGGCAGGCAAGATTTTTTTCAATTTCAATCCGGTATTCCCCAATAATCCTTTTTAATTCAGAAGAAAAATAAACAGGTTTTTTTTCAAGCACGCATACTGTCCCAAAAAATTCCCCGTCAGGCCATTTAATCGGCAGCCCGTAATACGATATCATGCTGTATTTCATTCCAGGATTCAATTTCCACTGCGGATGCCTGCCCGCGTCAATCACGCTTAACTCTTTGTTTCTGGCAAGGACAGTTTCGCAGTACAGCCCGGAACCAAGAGGCGCTTTGCCTTTTAATTCAAACGGATTATTTTTATTTGTATTTTTCGCGAATATCTCTATATCTTTATGGCCCACCTTTGTTATAAGCGCCGTGGAAACTTTAAGCCTTGCCGCGGCATCATTAAGCATCAATGTCCATTCTTCTTCAAGTATTCCAGGTATTTTTGGTTTGTCGGGCGATGTGACTGCTATCCTTACTTTCTGGTCAGTTTCAAGCATAGTCACATTCGCATATGGCATGATTATATCCTTATTTTTTTAATATTTTTATCCCTTATGTATACAAGTATATCCGCCATATTACGAAAAGCAAGGGACAGGAGAAATTTAATTAGTGACTTTAAGGTTGGTGCGCCCGGTTGGAATCGAACCAACGCACATGGCTTCGGAGGCCAATGCTCTAATCCACTGAGCTACGGGCGCAAATATTACTGCTGCATGGAAGAGAGTCTTCCATAGCCTTCTATAACTGAGCTGAAATATTATTTTCAAAGTATAACACAAACACTCTATCACACGCTATATTTAAGAACAAAATTAATATAGGTTGACGGTTAACCGCTATTTTGTTATATTTTTCATCACGGTTTAAACAGTAATAATTATGAAAATATCAGGCACTTCCTACCTGGTATAATAATTAAATAGTTGAATAGTCGGGGCGTAGCACCTGGCGATTAATGAGGTTTTTTTCTTCATGATAATCGCCTGGTACACTACCTCCAAATATGATAGTTTAATAGATGAATAGTCGGGGCGTAGCGCAGCTGGCTAGCGCACCTGCCTTGGGAGCAGGGGGTCGCTGGTTCGAATCCAGTCGCCCCGACCATTTAATTCTTTGGTTTTTG
This DNA window, taken from Candidatus Goldiibacteriota bacterium HGW-Goldbacteria-1, encodes the following:
- a CDS encoding DEAD/DEAH box helicase, translated to MINENEGFTGLGIAPGILDILAKLKFTVPTPIQQKGIPIGVEGKDIIGIAQTGTGKTLAFGIPMVQRLAQAEGRGLIVVPTRELAIQVNETMIKLTPPFKMKTAVLIGGQSMYHQIQSLKAGPRIIIATPGRLLDHMQQKQIKLNDVRILVLDEADRMLDMGFMPQINRILKEVPKERQTMLFSATMPTDIVKIASTNMKLPVRTELAPQGTTAELVSQEIFVVRAELKLTILNEILKQYTGSVLLFTRTKRGATKVARGLKNAGVGAAEIHSDRSMGQRKDALDGFKSGRYRVLVATDIAARGIDVTGIELVINYDLPDDPSNYVHRIGRTGRAGRKGHAISLATPDQGSDVRGIEKIIRSVIPLSTHPTVNTEKFSASSSASNLVFSSSRMKNRGKKSKYR